A single genomic interval of Cucumis sativus cultivar 9930 chromosome 5, Cucumber_9930_V3, whole genome shotgun sequence harbors:
- the LOC101216541 gene encoding galactoside 2-alpha-L-fucosyltransferase encodes MTRAFRRRTLYSRPIDRFRFRASADGATKSGFIRDMKLKEILTALFIGLPLVVFVVLLFRNSTVDLFLGFAEARALERVANNGGSESSGSENSSSRLSNGDKLIGGLLIPGFDEGSCLSRYQSSLYRRTSTNKPSSYLLSMLRDYEALHQRCGPHTKPYDEAVEQLRSGNSVSLTECKYVVWMSYSGLGNKILTLASAFLYALLTNRVLLVDPGKDMADLFCEPFPEKSWLLPNDFPLVDQFSNFDSKSPNCHGNMLKMNTLNTSIESVPSYLYLHLTHDYDDHDKLFFCDQEQALLGRVPWLILKTDNYFVPSLFLIPSFEQKLSNLFPQKDTIFHHLGRYLFHPSNHVWGLITRYYKAYLASADERIGIQVRVFKSEPGPFQHITDQILGCTLKEKLLPEVDKEGSSSVPLERPRVKAVLMTSLSSGYYEQLRTLYWEYPTKTGDVITVHQPSYEMYQQTEKKTHNRKAWAEMYLLSLSDVLVTSAWSTFGYVAQGLGGSKPWILYKAENMTTPNPPCRRAMSMEPCFHAPPFYDCKAKKGIDTGEVVPHVRHCEDMSWGLKLVHHEDL; translated from the exons ATGACGAGGGCTTTTAGAAGACGAACTTTGTATTCAAGGCCTATTGATCGCTTCCGATTCCGAGCATCGGCGGACGGTGCTACGAAATCTGGATTCATCAGAGATATGAAGCTGAAGGAGATCTTGACTGCTTTGTTTATTGGTCTTCCGttggttgtttttgttgttttgttgtttaggaATTCAACGGTGGATCTTTTTCTGGGTTTTGCTGAAGCCAGAGCATTGGAAAGAGTGGCCAATAATGGCGGTTCTGAGAGTTCAG GTTCAGAAAACAGTTCCTCTCGACTTTCCAATGGAGACAAGCTTATTGGAGGACTTCTAATTCCTGGATTTGATGAAGGATCATGCTTGAGTAGATATCAATCCAGTTTATATCGAAGAACTTCAACCAACAAACCTTCTTCTTACCTCCTCTCGATGCTTAGAGACTACGAAGCACTTCATCAACGGTGTGGCCCCCATACGAAACCATATGATGAGGCAGTAGAGCAACTTAGATCTGGTAATAGTGTTAGTTTGACAGAGTGTAAATATGTTGTGTGGATGTCTTATAGTGGCTTGGGAAACAAGATACTCACTTTGGCTTCTGCATTCCTCTATGCCCTCCTTACCAATCGTGTCTTGCTAGTTGATCCAGGGAAGGATATGGCTGATCTATTTTGTGAGCCCTTCCCAGAAAAATCTTGGTTGCTCCCAAATGACTTCCCCTTGGTGGATCAATTCAGCAACTTCGATTCAAAATCTCCTAACTGTCATGGAAATATGCTTAAGATGAACACTCTAAATACGTCGATAGAATCAGTCCCATCCTATCTATACCTACATTTGACTCATGATTATGATGATCACGACAAGCTGTTTTTCTGTGATCAAGAACAGGCTCTTTTAGGTAGGGTCCCGTGGCTTATACTGAAGACAGATAACTACTTTGTTCCATCTCTCTTCTTGATCCCATCTTTCGAGCAGAAATTGAGTAACTTATTCCCGCAAAAAGACACCATCTTCCATCATCTAGGCCGTTATCTTTTTCACCCATCAAATCATGTTTGGGGTCTAATAACAAGATACTATAAAGCATATCTAGCAAGTGCAGATGAAAGAATAGGAATTCAAGTAAGAGTGTTCAAGAGTGAACCGGGGCCATTCCAACATATAACCGATCAAATTCTAGGCTGTACTCTTAAGGAGAAGCTACTGCCTGAGGTAGACAAGGAAGGCTCCTCCTCCGTGCCTCTGGAACGCCCAAGAGTGAAAGCTGTTTTGATGACATCTTTAAGTTCTGGATACTATGAACAATTGAGAACCTTGTACTGGGAATACCCGACTAAGACCGGAGATGTCATTACAGTTCATCAGCCAAGCTACGAAATGTATCAGCAGACAGAGAAGAAGACTCACAATAGGAAAGCATGGGCAGAAATGTACCTTCTGAGTTTGAGTGATGTATTGGTGACCAGTGCATGGTCAACATTCGGGTATGTGGCTCAAGGGCTCGGCGGATCAAAGCCATGGATTCTCTACAAGGCAGAGAACATGACCACGCCCAATCCACCATGTCGTAGGGCGATGTCAATGGAGCCTTGTTTTCATGCTCCTCCATTCTATGACTGCAAAGCAAAGAAAGGAATAGATACGGGTGAAGTTGTTCCCCATGTAAGACATTGTGAAGACATGAGCTGGGGGCTTAAGCTTGTTCACCATGAGGATTTATAA
- the LOC101216290 gene encoding uncharacterized protein LOC101216290, with the protein MALRIMRALEGQMGSMLGLKAMAYGLPHSSPISGVMGPKDSPPPLVLPEFNQEYDDDKTNNCSIVGFGFPSLSFSGSMELMAVPKKKVSPHKRRIRNAPKALKPIPVIVRCKACGKVKLPHYYCCSGRPGDQDNSAT; encoded by the exons ATGGCGTTGAGGATTATGAGGGCGCTCGAGGGTCAGATGGGTTCAATGCTAGGGCTTAAAGCGATGGCTTACGGTTTACCCCATTCTTCGCCGATATCTGGGGTCATGGGCCCTAAGGATTCCCCGCCCCCGCTTGTTCTTCCTGAGTTCAACCAGGAatatgatgatgataaaaCCAACAACTGCAGTATTGTGGGATTTGGTTTCCCTAGCTTATCTTTTTCCGGGTCTATGGAGCTTATGGCTGTTCCTAAGAAGAAG GTTTCTCCACATAAAAGGCGCATAAGAAATGCTCCAAAGGCTCTAAAACCTATTCCAGTTATAGTTCGATGCAA GGCTTGTGGTAAAGTGAAGCTGCCTCACTACTATTGTTGCAGTGGAAGACCGGGGGATCAGGACAATTCAGCCACATGA
- the LOC101223160 gene encoding phosphate transporter PHO1 homolog 10 isoform X1, with translation MKFENEFKKQIVPEWADAYVDYDGLKRLLREISCERQSRVSFGRSKKKPIVNGKCRELTSQPRKCQIIKDIENQVGDVDRSLQNDHLQLSKACSHSKFQEISEIEMAFLRKFDEELIKVNSFYKENVEAVTEEASVLSKQMKTLVALRRKMEVAPLNERHDSHAEVSTIPLSSTFQTPCPSGSVHLDSAVETDANYQHEQKESHWGSELDEVHTEASGNKHVEEVTTMENNQYSQEILKHVKVVDVFSSHKSTSKDICKSSKDDDLDVDQDGRSKIEEQLKKAFAEFYQKLHSLKQYSFMNLSAFARIMSKYEKISSKTAAKSYMEIVDNSYLGSSDEVADLMKMVEINFVKNFSNSNYAEAMKHLRPKTKREKHSVIFSSGFLSGCTVALFVATVLKIASQKLMEREEGTHYMENIFPLYSLFGFVVLHMLMYATDLYFWRRCRVNYPFIFGSKRGTALGWQEVFLLSAGFAVLASASFLANLYLDRDPSTQKYRTEAEKVPLFTTALILLITFCPFNILYKSSRFFFIRCILRCISAPLCKVKFPDYFLADQLTSQVQASRCIVLYICYYGLGEYSRKQNKCHTRGVYNTLSFIIAVIPFWMRFLQCMRRLLEEKDSMHGYNALKYLSTIVAVLIRTACELRKGATWMVLALISSVVAVLVNTYWDIVVDWGLLRKHSKNKYLRDRLLVSNKSVYFAAMILNILLRIAWIQLVLAFNLRSFQKVAATALISCLEIIRRGLWNFFSLENEHLNNVNKYRSFKSVPLPFSYSDDDDEKDN, from the exons ATGAAGTTTGAGAATGAATTCAAGAAACAAATAGTGCCTGAATGGGCGGACGCTTATGTTGATTACGATGGCTTGAAAAGATTATTGCGTGAGATTTCCTGTGAGAGACAGTCCAGAGTATCATTTGGGCGCTCAAAGAAGAAGCCAATAGTGAACGGAAAATGCAGAGAGTTAACCTCTCAGCCAAGAAAATGCCAAATCATTAAGGATATTGAGAATCAAGTTGGAGATGTTGACAGATCACTGCAAAATGACCACCTTCAACTCTCCAAGGCTTGTTCTCACAGCAAGTTTCAAGAAATTTCAGAGATTGAGATGGCTTTTCttagaaaatttgatgaagaacTCATCAAGGTCAATTCTTTCTATAAGGAGAATGTAGAGGCTGTAACTGAAGAAGCAAGTGTTTTAAGTAAACAAATGAAGACTTTGGTTGCATTGCGAAGGAAGATGGAGGTCGCCCCTCTGAATGAGAGACACGATTCTCATGCTGAAGTTTCTACAATCCCCTTAAGCTCCACTTTTCAAACGCCTTGTCCTTCAG gaaGCGTGCACTTGGATTCAGCAGTTGAAACGGATGCCAACTATCAGCATGAACAAAAAGAGTCTCATTGGGGTTCAGAATTGGATGAAGTTCACACAGAAGCAAGTGGCAATAAACATGTAGAAGAAGTCACGACGATGGAAAACAACCAATATTCCCAAGAAATTCTTAAGCATGTGAAAGTCGTCGATGTGTTCAGCTCCCATAAATCTACATCGAAAGATATTTGCAAGAGTTCTAAGGATGATGACTTGGATGTTGATCAAGATGGCCGAAGTAAGATTGAAGAAcagttgaaaaaagcatttgcAGAATTTTATCAGAAGCTTCATTCGTTGAAGCAATATAG TTTTATGAACCTGTCAGCATTTGCGAGAATCATGAGTAAGTATGAGAAG ATTTCATCAAAGACAGCAGCCAAGTCATACATGGAAATTGTGGATAATTCGTACCTTGGAAGTTCAGATGAG GTTGCCGATCTCATGAAGATGGTGGAAATTAATTTCGTCAAGAActtttcaaactcaaattaTGCAGAAGCCATGAAGCATTTGAGgccaaaaaccaaaagagaaaaacacaGCGTGATATTTTCTTCAg GCTTCCTATCTGGTTGCACGGTGGCACTATTTGTGGCAACTGTTTTGAAAATAGCATCTCAAAAATTGATGGAGAGGGAGGAGGGCACTCATTACATGGAAAATATATTTCCACTTTACAG TTTGTTTGGCTTTGTTGTCCTACACATGCTCATGTACGCAACAGACTTGTACTTCTGGAGACGTTGTCGAGTTAACTATCCATTTATCTTTGGTTCCAAGAGAGGAACTGCATTGGGTTGGCAAGAAGTTTTCCTGCTTAGTGCTGGTTTTGCGGTACTTGCATCTGCCAGTTTCCTGGCAAACTTATATTTGGACAGAGATCCTAGCACTCAGAAGTATAGAACAGAAGCTGAGAAGGTTCCTTTATTCACAACAGCA CTTATTCTTCTCATCACCTTTTGCCCATTCAACATTCTATACAAGTCAAGTCGTTTTTTCTTCATTCGCTGTATCCTACGCTGTATATCTGCTCCTCTGTGCAAG GTTAAGTTTCCAGATTATTTTTTGGCAGATCAGCTTACTAGTCAG GTACAAGCTTCACGATGTATTGTGTTGTATATTTGCTACTATGGTTTAGGAGAATACTCAAGGAAGCAAAACAAGTGCCACACGCGTGGTGTCTACAATACTCTCTCCTTCATCATTGCTGTCATACCATTTTGGATGCGATTCTTACAA TGCATGCGACGACTGCTTGAGGAAAAAGATTCGATGCATGGCTACAATGCTCTTAAGTACCTCTCTACAATTGTTGCGGTCCTCATTAGAACAGCTTGTGAATTAAGAAAGGGAGCTACCTGGATGGTGTTAGCTTTGATTAGTTCCGTAGTTGCTGTGTTGGTGAATACATACTGGGATATTGTTGTTGACTGGGGACTTCTGCGAAAACACTCAAAGAATAAGTACTTGAGAGACCGGCTTTTAGTGTCCAACAAGTCTGTCTATTTTGCAGCGATG atattaaatattct